TGAaccatctttcctttccttttcatctgCTAGTCTTCCTCAGGGTTTTGACTTCTCTGGTAGTCTCTTCCTTGACTGTCCAAGATAGCTCACTTTCTGTCTTAGTGCCCTCCTGAACTCTGGATAGTGTAAACTTCTGGAAGGTAGAGATGTTTTTATTCACTTTTGCATTTGCATCTGAATTACAGTAGATAGtttaaatgcataaatatatgACAAGATGATATAGGTGAAAtctcaactatatatatatatatatgtatgtatgcacacaATGTCTGTCTTTATGTTCATGTATATATGAATTCAGACTATCTCTAAACCTGTTGCAGAATATTTTGTCTCTGGGAAGGAAATCCTAAATCTGTATCCTGTCCTCTCAGCAGGCAAGGATCCAGGCTAATTGCCATCCTTTGTCCTGTCAAGCTTCCTTGTGGAGTGAAAATAAGCCACAGTACAAGGTTTAAAATTCTGGTAGGAGAGACAAGTTATGGTAGGTAGAACTAGAGTGAAAATAAAACTGGGGAGGAGACAGAGCTAGTTTCTGTGAGAAATAATTGAGTTAATAGAGACTAGCTTTAGAAGTAGAAATAATCTGAGTTTCAATTTATTCCATAAACAGCAAAGTTTAAATGTAATACTCACTTTTCTCCATGTACTCTAGCTCCAATTTGGAGCATATTATTCCCCAAACTGTCCTTTGAAGTGTTAATTAACTATCTATTTAATTATTCTCTATTACCCTCTTTGGAGATTGGGAGCTAGAAGAGCTGCTAAAACCCTGAAAAATAATCTCTAGGCCCAGGGAAGGAGCTGTACCCTGTGATTTgaacttaatatttaaaaatggctTATTTTAGACTAAACTTTAGAGCACAGCCTCTCCATTTTAAATGTGCACATAAATTACCAGATCCTGTTAAAacgcagattctgattcagttggtCTCAGTGAGgcctaagattctgcatttcttgcAGTTCTCTCAGGTGAGGCCGATGTGCTGGTTCATAGACTACACTTTGTGTAgcaagtttaaaacaaaacagagagcaTTAGAAGTAGGAGGGCTTCTGAAGTTAACTCTCCATACCTGAATTCATGGTTCATAGCAGAAGGCCTTGgcttggagaaagaaaatattctgagaaacacTTCTGCCATGTCCTAAATAGTTCATCCCATCTTGGGAATCCCAGAGGGGACCACTACATTATAACAAGAACTGATATTCATGAAAATCTGTTGGAATTCTGTTCAGTGACTATCTAAAAGGTAGGCAGGAAAGTATTCATTAAAGTTTAGATATATTTTCATCAGGATGATTAAAATCAGTTATATGGAGAAATCCAACAATGTGTGGAACAAAATCACCTATGAGGAAATCATTCTTGAAAGGTAAGCACATAGTGTAGTACTTTGCTAATAGGCTTTTTGAAGTGTCATCTGCCACTTGACATCTTTGTCTAGACCAGCACTAGCACTCTAGGTTGTTCTTTGGGTGAGAAGCATAAATGGGGAAAGGAGGCCTGGCATTGAATCTTGTCTTTATCACTTAATGGTATTGAGATCTTGGGAAAGTTCTGTTTCCCTGAGCCTGTTTTGCTACCTGTGAAACAGTCATATTACCATTTCATCCCAGAATTTTTAAGGAGAGGATTGGTGAATGTGCTTGGCATAGTTAAtatccttttaccattatttttCTCCTACTTTGATCCTGGTAGGCAACTTGCTGTGTGTCATTTGGCAATTAGTGATATATTGGCTTGACTTCTATTGGTGGGAGCTGTTGTGAGGTATGCAGTGCTTCATTTTGGAAATCCCTGGCGCTCAGAGAGCAGCAGATATTCTTGCTTCTCAAAAACAGTGGGGCTGTCATGGATTTTGTCTCTCTACACATTTTATGTTAAACACACACTTATTTGTCCCATGTGGGAAGAAGTTAAAGTGAGCGGTGACTTGTCCCTGGGTCCCTTTCCTAACAAGTGGTCCTAAGTTCAGGCTCCTGTGTGCTGTGTAGGCTTCTCTAGCTGAGGTCGTGGTAAGATCTCTTCTGAGTCCTCTGGAGTTAGGGTGTGGCTGGAGTCCAGTTTCTTTTGTTCTGTAACCTTTCAGTTGCAGTGGCCTTGGTCTGGAGAGTTGTGATTTGTCCTTGGTTAGATCACACACATCCAATACTTGGCTTTCTTACTCTTTCCCTCCCGATTTTGCCTGACTCTTAACTTCTGTGGGTTCTTATCCTTAAAAGGCGACTACTTGGAAATGAGAATTCGGTTGCTGCTCTGTGATTGCTCCTGTGTCCTTCCCATCTCTGAGGTTTTGTTTATTGGCGGCATGTTCCATATCCTGCCGTTCTCTGCTCAGACCATCATCAAAACAACATTTAAGACGACTGATTCGTTAAAGACTCAGCTTTGActtctcagaaataagactgcatgTCACTATCATACTTTACCTTTTTAGTAGTACCTGAAACTACTTCTAACCAGTGACCTGGATTTAGGAATCTCTGGTTTCAAAATTGCTTTTAACTTGCTATGactcttagaaaataatttaaccaCACTGGGCCTAAATTTACTTTAACCTGTAAAATTAGGATTAGATCAGTTTTTCAAACATTCTTTGTTGGTTGGAGTGGGATGGGAATGATAAGAAAGCTCAGTAGGGTAGGTTCTTCATTCAACCAAGATTTTGTTTATATACTAAAGCCCTTCACTAATAAATAACTTGGAAAAACTACTGGACTGGATGGTCTCTTAAGATTGTAAGTGCCAAGCCTTGGCACTCTAGGACCCATCCCTTTTTAACAGTAGCATCTATTTTTAGACTAGACAAGGATACTTAAGCTGTATTACAAATATAGTTCCAGATACATCATGGTACTCTACATCTAGTCTGGTTCCTGATACTTTTAACCAATGCTCTGGCCTGGCCATTCCTGCAGTGCCTGTCCTTCTCCTTTGGCTCATGCTATCCTCAGCAGCACATGCATTATTTGTAAGCCTCCCTTACCCATTTGATACTACCCAATCAAGACTCTAGTATAAATGTTCTGTCCCTTCAAACCTTCCCCAGTTGGCCATTTTCCCAAAGTACATTTTCCACTCTTATGGCTCAGTACACTTTGCTTTGTCTGGTAGTTTTATGTGTAAAGCTCAGAGAAGGACTGGATCTTGGGTTTCTTTATTGTAAACCATCCAAATGCCTTGCATTGTACTATACTGAAGGTAACATGGATCCAAGTTATATggcttaaaaattcttttctctttcaggaTCGAATCATCAATTTAGTTGTTGGCAGCTTAACATCCTTATTGATTCTAGTAAGTATCCTCATTTTGTGCCTCACCCAGGCTCTTAGCCAAAGTTTTGAAAACTTTATCAATTATGCTtaactttccaaaaaaaaaaaaaagctaaataagtGCTTTTAACTTTATTACCACAAAATTGCAGTTGCTAATTGGAGTAGCTAATGTAATTCTGCCCCACCCCCAGGTTGAATATGTGAAATGGTGCAAGTCAGACAACTTGGTTTTAAGATAGAGTTTACCATGTTTTACCTAGTAAATTTGTAAAAATGTCAGTGGCTAGTAGCCACTTCCTTCTGTCATCTACCATAATTCCCcatttctattaattttgttcCTAAAGAACATATCCATTACCCTTTGGTCAAGTTTTAAAAGATTTGGTCACAGTGTATAGTAGTTTTACTGTATACATCCTGTATACAGTATACATCTGGGAGCtattacaataaaatttttaaaagctgtattTTCCATAGTTTGACATTTTTCTGGCACATTAAatttaagagaattttttttccatggCTTCTTAATGAAAAGATTGCATATAATGCTGCATCTGTTAGAAACAGAACTACACAATATTAGAAAAGTCTTTCAGTGTGTTTCATAATGTTATAGCAAAACCAGCTTTGATTATATTCATTTtgctagaaatatttaaaataacaaaatggctaGAACTTTTTCCAGCAGAATCATTAATCCTGGGAGTGAGGTTTAGTTAATGAAGTTATTTTGGGATCAGCTAGTATTACTGatgttttctctcctttcataAGGGAAAGGTTAGAAAAGGAGGAAGTACTAAAATAACTCgaacatatttataattactGTATTAACATTCTAGAAAGCAAACTTGGTGGCAGATGTAATTTTATAACATGAAGCATTTTGTAGTACTGTTGCCTAGACTCCAGTTGGTAATTACCAAGTCTTGGAATTACTATTAAGGCCTTACATAATTTCTCTTCATACAGGTAACGCTGATAAGTGCTTTTGTTTTCCCTCAACTACCTCCAAAACCGTTGAATATATTCTTTGCTGTCTGCATCTCTTTGAGTAGTATTACTGCCTGCATACTTGTAAGTACTGTTGAGAATTTAAACAGTGTTCTTGAGGGTTTAAgttgcaatgcacaggacaaaaATTTTCAGCCTTGGGTCTGTACAAAACGGTATCTCTTAATTATATCCTCATCCTCCCCCTAAAAGTATGTTAGAATTCTCAATAAAATCTGagtcttctccttttctcctaaATCCCAAAGTTGTAACCCCAAAGAGAAATTCCATTCCCTtgatagctaaaaaaaaaaaaaaaaaaaattagtgggaagACATAGGTGGCCAAagattttaatttacttaattcATCTTCACTCAAGGACTATGCAAGGGCCAACAGTCTTTGGGAAATGCCAGTTACTGCTAAGGGAAGAGACAGAGCACTCTGGATTTAATTCTGATTATTACAAAGTTTAATCTACATGTTTGTCTCCCACAATGGAGGTATTAACACCAAAACCTCCTGGGAAATCTAAAGCTGCAgttgtaaaaatgttttatttactgcAAATGTTTCTTTCATGGTGAAGAAACAAAGATGGTGGTGGCTCCTCAGTGTTCAATCATTCATTAGTTGGCTACATTGTTTCATGTCATGTTCCTTTAGAggcagaatcaaaagaaaaaacaattaataGTAATTTGCTTATCTGAGTTAAAATTAAACCAGGAGACatctccaagtgttctcattcACTGATCCTGCTATATACTCCCATGACCCGAAAAAGAACTAGCCCATCCCACTTTGGGAGCTTTCCTGTTCCCCTAGCTTGAAGCCTAAAGTGACTAACAATGAACTAGTTTAATCCAAATGTATTATGGAAGCCCTATTTTGCAGTCTGAACCAATTGTATGAATCATGAGTCTAAATGTTGTCTTCCTTTCCTGTTAAGTAGTATGCCCAGGTATATGTTCTTGGATAGCTTGCCAGATGACTGGTGGAGTATACGGGTGTGAATATAGAGGAAAGTAAACTGAGAAAGTAGGATAAGTATGATCTTGGATGTGGAAACTCAGAGTAAGAATTAAATTCTGGCTGTACTGGTCTCAGGAATGTAGAGACCTCAGAATATGGAGAATGTCTGTCTCATTTAGGGGAATAAACAAATACtaatgaaatttgaaattggtagagaaaatgttatattttaaattttaattgtttataaactttaattcttcttcttttagATCTACTGGTATCGACAAGGAGACTTAGAACCGAAATTTAGAAAGCTAATTTACTATATCATATTTTCTATCATCATGTTGTGTATATGTGCAAACCTGTACTTCCATGATGTGGGAAGGTGAGGCTGCCAAGGAAAAATACTTACCAGGACTCTTCAAAATGATACATTAGGACAGTGAGTAATTTTTGGATAAGGTATGCTGAAGAATCTCCTGCAGAAGTCTGATACATGATTTTCATGTTAATTGTAAATGTTAATTCCCTCTTGCAAGGGAGACATATCCTAGAtcactttgctttttctttaaggAGCTAATGTTGCACCTAAACATTCCAACCCTTAAAGCTAAAACAGCACAAAAAAATTTCACTTTTGAAATGAAGTTTTTATAATTGTACGGCAAAAGGCTATGTAAAAACAAATCTTGCATTTTAAgacaaatattcttttatttctgttaaacTGAATATACAATTGTTCCCTAGGCAACCAACTTTTGCTTATAACTACAATTTAATTTCACGTTGACAAAACAGACAGTGAAAAGACAACTTTGTGAAGATCtaattacaataataaataaaataatttatacaaggtttttttttttttcccttgacttTTCTATAGGGGTCATATTCATTAAAAAGCCCAAAAGGCTACCTTTGCCTTAACCCTTCTGTAGTACAGGAATGATTCTTagatttgtttccttttgttatagaagcaaatattgtttttttaaaattgcctGAGATGAGAGGTTATATTGTACCCCACCAGCTAACACATTAAGTGGATGACAAACTATTCTCTTGGTAATTTATATAGCAAAACATCTAATAAATGGTCACGGTATCAAGGATAGGTAACATTACTTCCTTCCTCATTTAGTTTTACTTCAAAGTGCTAACTTTGTAAACTAATGACAGTGGTTTCTGAGGGGGTGAAAACTGCTTAGATTCTGGTGGGTTTTGTTACTATGCTTATCCATATTCCctttaaaagtaacaaaaaaccTGTAgtgaattttaacttttaatgcTTTCCTGTTTACCCTGCCTAAATCAGCTCCCACTGCCAGCAATGGGTTAACCAAATGTAACCACCACAAGACCACCTCCTAGGTCTCTATACTTGTATGCTGGTCAAGTCTCAAACTTAGTCTTCTTGAAGATCAGAAGATCACTAGTAAGCTCTAGACCATGTTGAAAAGACTCATCTGAACTACAACTAGGCTTGAGAGGAGGCAGTGTCATGTCTGATCTTTAAAGTACAGTTTCTCTAAACCACAGCAGTTAAGCTTTCGTGATTCTAAACTTAATGGCTGAAGTGAATGAAATTCCTTATTCCCATGTAACATTAAACACAGGGATTTATGCTTAGAACTCCCAGCCTCCACTCAACTACATACTGTCATAAAACTCAACCTCAGATGATGTGTTTAAAGGAAGTAAAAAGTCATAGCAGCAACAGTGTGTGTGGCTTAAGCACTGTGGCTATTTAAATTGGTAAATTAAGCCTCTTGGGGGTTGCTCCTATTTCTTTGAAGAGGTTGTAATTAAAAGTGTGGCTTCTTTGCCTGAACTGCCTATTTCTAATAATTATTCTAATGACAGTTTACCAAATCTTCGACATCCTTTGAATCTTCTGAAACAGGACTGCCCAAGGATGATCCAATGATATTTGATTCTTCCTGATGATGTTGGAGTATGGGATCTGTAACGAGTTTCAAGTTAgtcttaaatgtatatatttattctcTAATCCATGTCAAGAATTTAAGGTATTCTACCACAGTGTAGAACTCAACAGGACTAGTAACTTATTGGATCAAGAAAGACTGAAACAATTAAATGTCTGATTTTTTCCATCTAAAATTTATcaggcacatagtaagtattATATTACAGTACCTGTTAGTGTTGTCAAAGGCAAGACAGATTCAGTATCTATAACATCAGATGCCTGGATAAAGCCATGTGGTGAAGGAACGATAAGTATTGTTTCATCATCAATTGTTTGATCAACTTGTTCTTCTATAGTGGGAGACTCTAAACcctaaataacattaaaaaaaatatattgactCATATTCCTTACTAGTCTTCTTTAAAATCCCATGTATAGGCATGTATAGGTTAGACTCAAACAtaacccattttaaaatcagaatataaaataaaaagttaaggtCTCACAGGGACAAAAGATGACCTCACGATCTAACATACTTTTAACAAAAGGAACTCATTAAGGACTAGGTCAGTTATAGGTCAGCTGAATATAACAGAAGACACAATGCTGTTACAGTGTAGGATGATGTTCCTAGGCTGAACCACAAAGATTACTAACCATTCTCAGGAAAATGCTTCTATGGGTTCGAACAAACATTTCTCAATGTATTGTAGGTAAAGAGGAAAAAGTTTTAGTGAGGAACTGTGGTAAGATAGAACATGGTTTTCTTATTCTTCCTGACTGCCACAGGATCACTGCCTGCCCATTTCTGCCAGCAACAACACTTTGTGAGGTGTAGGGGTTTGAGCTTAATTTCAGGAGtctaaagaaaaaagtttccCAAGCTGCAGGTTTGAGGCTCAAGGCAAGAATCCATTCAGTTGTTCTTAAAGTACAACTTACCTCAGTAACATAAGCACTGGCTAAATCAGAGGGTGATTCCTCTTGTTTAAGGTCGGTGtcagagatttcttcttctgTTCTGACCATAACACTATTCATCAGTTCTGTGCTATTTTGGTCACTGAATTTGGATACATGAGCATCATTAAATGATGGCTCCACAGTCATCTTAGGGTGATGAATTTCATCTGGGAAAGTGTCTGCTTCTAGGGCATCTGGAGGCTCAGGAAAATCAGATGACTGAATATCACTATCTACTCTCAGTTCTGCTTGGGATATGGAAGAAGTGATGTCCTCTGTGGCAACAGTCTGAATGATGACTCTTGGTGTGTGACACTGCACTGTAACATTATCACTTGTGTTCAACAAATGTTCTGGCTATAAAACATTAAAGAACCTGTTAAAGTTGTAAATCAAATGACATTTACGGGGGTACCTCACTGTCTCCCCCCACATCTCTTACCTCTGGAACTGTAAATACTTTtatcactatttttctagaaCCCTTGTCCTTTACTTGCTAGGGCCTTTGTTCTTCTAATGTCCCTATTCTAATATATAGCCATCTTACATAAAGAGAAGGGATGAAACATACACTCCAGTGAAGGCAGAGTGATGGTGTATAACACTGTGCCTGAAACAGCAGCAGTAGGAAGAACTGTTTAGATAACTACCTTCTATTTTGGTCCTTATCAACTAATCCTGGTCTAACAGGTATTCAAAAATCAAGTAATTTATGTAACATACGGATAAAGCATGAACAATAATCTGTTCAGGAGAAGCAGGAGCAGCAGCTGTCAGGGTTACTGTGGGACTAGCAGTCAGAGTTAGGGGAAGGCCTTGGCTTGCGCTTGTTTGAAGTAGGTAGGTGCCTGGAGTGCCAGTGGGCTGTAGATGGAAAgactaaaggaaaaaggaaaaataagatagtTTAACAATGATTAAGTCTACTTTTATATACAAAAACGGACTGAGTTTAGTTTACTAGACACAAATGTACTTACCCATTGTGAAGGTACGAACAAGTAATACAATGTAGGGCATAATCGTCTCAAGTCATTACCTAGCCTGAAGGTTTAAGAGGCTGCTCTTTGCTCCTGTGTATTTCTATGGTCTGGTCTTAGCTATTTGTTTCAGGGCACCAAGACAGTTAGTTGTATGAGCCACTGTTTCCAGTGCAGTAACCCACGACACCCAATCacccctctttttccttctttgtagCACGTAAAAACTGGCAGTcccccagtttaaaaaaaaaaaggcacaacagCAGTGTTTACTTGAACACTTTTTCACGGTATAATTTTGGGAAATTTTTTATAGAAAGGGACAGGGTACAGAAATAGTAATTAGCAATGTTCTGCTGAAGGAGAAAGATGTTTATCTGAAAAAGCTGGTTAACTATTAacacatttgaaattttttaaggAAGTATAATAAAATTGACCAATAAACTTTTCACGACCATAAGCTTCTATATAAAAAATTTGATTTAGGTTTATCTTAATATTCTAAAGAAGTATCTGCACTCTAAAATAGGTCTGGGGGTTAAAATCATGTAGCCTGTTTTTCAGTCTTGTGTACTTAGCTAAAACAATTCTCCTGGGTACTAAATCCCCAAATATAGGTTTCCTTATTGCTAAAGTGGAGATAGTAACTACTTCTCATGGAAAGTGTTTGGGATTAGAAATGATTATGAAAGTGCCTGGAACTCTGTGAGGactcaatttcttttcctttccataaaaGTTAAATCATTTTCCTAAAGGTAGCATTTAGTAATCACAAATGTGaggctttattttaaatatatgtacacgtatatattatgtgttttatttaatatacttaacatttaattttcacaattttttgAAGCTggagtactattattatcctgtTAATAAATTCAGGGAAAGCCTAAATATTGTGACCCCATAAGTAAAAACCTGAACACATACCTCAAATatgtaggtgtgtatatatattgtttACCAGGGGAATGggcttaaaaaagtaaaagttttctACCTGTGTCAAATGGTTGTCTTATACATCCCCATTTCAAAGACCACTGGATTAGGAGACTGACTTAGGTTAAGTAAGCTGCCAGTAAAAAGTTCCAAAGGTGGCCATCCTCTTGGGATTTGGCTGGGGAGAGGATGAATAAAGTCTTGCACTAATAACCCTGTGTTCTTCATGGTAAATTAAATCTTgatttaatacaatttttattttcttaaggaaaTATGAATTATAGGTTTACTTGTTTTAGAAAGGGCATTCAGTCACGCTCCGCTTTCAACCTACACTTCAGCTGCAggaaaccactgatctacttttcGTCTAcaaatttgcctatttttttggacatttcaaataaatgggAGCCAAGTACTGTGTGATATTTTGTgttgtctggtttctttcacttagcctatttttcaaggttcatcaatGTTGTACCATGTTTCAGTAtttcattgctgagtaatatttgcATGGCAATAGCACATTTTATCCATTTCTCTGTTGctagacattttggttgtttaatgccatgaacattcatgtacaagtttttattggacagatattttcatttctcttaggtggATCCTTTGGTAACTCTGTGCTTAACCTCTTCAAGAGCTACAACACATTTCCAAAGCAGCTAAACCACTTAGCACTGGGACTTTTACATTTTGTATCCCCAGTGGCTAGTACagtgtttactgaatgaatgttGTTAAATTGCTCATGATTAGAGTTTGTCCACAAACTTTCTCAGATAACCAATATGAACTTTTTGGTTATAAATTATAACTCAGTACAAATCCACAGTATGTATATACTCATTAGCACtgtcattttcatatatataacattttggtTTATATACAGATGAGAGAAAAGctgattaaaattataaaagtggAAGTCTGATTTAGTCTACCATTCATTTGGCCTCAGACTTTTATAAATCGTATAAGCAAATGAAACACAAAAGTGATACCAACTGATCTTTCTCAtgcataaaaatggccaatataTATGAAGCGT
This window of the Pongo abelii isolate AG06213 chromosome 6, NHGRI_mPonAbe1-v2.0_pri, whole genome shotgun sequence genome carries:
- the TMEM243 gene encoding transmembrane protein 243 isoform X1; protein product: MEDFATRTYGTSGLDNRPLFGETSAKDRIINLVVGSLTSLLILVTLISAFVFPQLPPKPLNIFFAVCISLSSITACILVSTVENLNSVLEGLSCNAQDKNFQPWVCTKRYLLIISSSSP
- the TMEM243 gene encoding transmembrane protein 243 isoform X2 yields the protein MEDFATRTYGTSGLDNRPLFGETSAKDRIINLVVGSLTSLLILVTLISAFVFPQLPPKPLNIFFAVCISLSSITACILIYWYRQGDLEPKFRKLIYYIIFSIIMLCICANLYFHDVGR
- the TMEM243 gene encoding transmembrane protein 243 isoform X3 codes for the protein MTDQDRIINLVVGSLTSLLILVTLISAFVFPQLPPKPLNIFFAVCISLSSITACILIYWYRQGDLEPKFRKLIYYIIFSIIMLCICANLYFHDVGR